In one Pseudomonas sp. R84 genomic region, the following are encoded:
- a CDS encoding MFS transporter produces MSQAGAIQGSRVRILIYLLFAIQLVSMGAMEMSGPFWPIHLRGLTTSESLFSFASIAVYVGPMLGIILTSAFWGRIGDRYGHKLMMIRALAGLSLTQLGLALFSDIWVILILRFLQGAFAGYIAPAQAYGVSIEAPSRRARLFAILQISTNVGSLLGAVVGGLILDYATFFWINIIASALCAVCTVIAAVTLPDVPPVKKAVAVDKTAPARSGSLWQGSPLLSLLGVMGILLLARMLPQTSFSLYVSSVFEVSNSVVGLCYGLLALGFILSATTWSRYFEHRGQQDTLQRMTYVVIGCIVLTAVAGVTHNPVVFVIAYFIWGVLLGATTPVLMALISKTADSSQQGHVLGIAQGTAQFASIAGISAGGLLSQVYGLQYTYLFVCLAYVVALIPIVALRYWPAAMQASPAPDGE; encoded by the coding sequence ATGTCCCAAGCAGGTGCCATCCAGGGTTCGAGAGTAAGAATCCTGATTTATCTTCTATTTGCGATCCAGCTGGTATCGATGGGCGCGATGGAAATGAGCGGGCCGTTCTGGCCTATCCACCTGCGTGGGCTGACGACGTCAGAGTCGCTTTTCAGCTTCGCCAGCATCGCCGTGTACGTCGGGCCCATGCTGGGCATTATTCTCACCAGTGCATTCTGGGGCCGGATCGGTGATCGCTACGGCCACAAGTTGATGATGATCCGCGCCCTTGCCGGCTTGTCGTTGACCCAGCTTGGGCTGGCCCTGTTCAGTGATATCTGGGTGATTCTGATCCTGCGCTTTCTGCAAGGCGCGTTTGCCGGCTATATCGCGCCGGCACAGGCCTACGGCGTGAGCATTGAAGCGCCGTCGCGGCGCGCACGGCTGTTCGCCATTCTGCAAATCTCGACCAACGTCGGCTCGCTGCTGGGTGCGGTGGTCGGCGGTTTGATCCTCGATTACGCGACGTTCTTCTGGATCAACATCATCGCTTCGGCGCTGTGTGCGGTGTGTACCGTGATCGCCGCCGTGACCTTGCCGGACGTGCCGCCGGTGAAGAAAGCCGTGGCCGTCGACAAAACTGCACCGGCGCGTTCCGGCAGCCTGTGGCAAGGCTCACCATTGCTGTCGCTGCTGGGTGTGATGGGCATTCTGTTGCTGGCGCGGATGCTGCCGCAGACCTCGTTTTCGCTGTATGTCAGCTCGGTGTTCGAGGTCAGCAATTCGGTGGTCGGTCTGTGCTACGGCTTGCTGGCGCTGGGCTTCATTCTGTCGGCCACGACGTGGTCGCGTTATTTCGAACACCGTGGTCAGCAGGACACCTTGCAACGCATGACTTACGTGGTCATCGGCTGCATCGTCCTCACTGCGGTGGCAGGCGTCACCCACAACCCGGTGGTGTTCGTCATTGCCTACTTCATCTGGGGCGTGCTGCTCGGTGCGACTACACCCGTGTTGATGGCGCTGATCTCGAAAACCGCCGACAGCTCGCAACAGGGTCATGTACTGGGCATCGCTCAGGGCACTGCGCAATTCGCTTCGATTGCGGGAATTTCCGCCGGCGGCCTGCTCAGTCAGGTCTACGGTTTGCAGTACACCTATCTGTTTGTTTGCCTCGCTTACGTCGTCGCACTGATCCCGATCGTCGCGTTGCGCTACTGGCCGGCGGCGATGCAAGCAAGCCCTGCCCCGGACGGGGAATGA
- a CDS encoding sigma-70 family RNA polymerase sigma factor produces MSETLPANNANHLRAIEALYSGHHGWLYATLRKKLGNAMDAADLAQDTFTRILASQVTVIEQPRAYLSCVAKGILVNWYQRKALERAYLDALAHVPAPEVPSPELRFMVLETLHEIDAMLDALPPLVKRAFLLSQISGLKYDDIAEQLGVSLITVKRYMKQAFVQCLLLVE; encoded by the coding sequence ATGAGCGAAACCCTTCCCGCGAATAATGCCAATCACCTGCGCGCGATCGAAGCCCTGTATAGCGGCCATCATGGCTGGCTGTACGCGACGCTGAGAAAAAAACTGGGAAACGCCATGGATGCGGCGGATCTGGCGCAGGATACCTTCACGCGCATTCTCGCCTCGCAAGTCACCGTCATTGAGCAGCCGCGCGCGTATCTGAGCTGCGTGGCCAAGGGCATTCTGGTCAACTGGTATCAGCGCAAGGCACTGGAACGGGCCTACCTGGACGCCCTCGCCCATGTGCCGGCGCCGGAAGTGCCTTCGCCGGAATTGCGTTTCATGGTGCTGGAAACCCTGCACGAAATCGACGCGATGCTCGACGCCCTGCCGCCGCTGGTCAAACGCGCCTTTCTGTTGTCGCAGATCAGCGGGCTGAAATACGACGACATCGCCGAGCAGTTGGGCGTATCGCTGATCACCGTCAAACGCTACATGAAGCAAGCCTTCGTGCAGTGCCTGTTGCTGGTGGAGTGA
- a CDS encoding TonB-dependent receptor, which produces MLAARHLRPERQLKPVVRSALLSLVLIGAVCPFALAAVPVQLDAVAVRAYNIPAGPLGATLSSFAVDANIALSFQPSLAEGLTSPALIGHYSTQEAVNRLLAGSGLDMVLRSDGSYTLVPRRVTLDETSIIGTEKRADSLPEVYAGGQVANGGRLGLLGNTDVMDAPFSISTYTSALIKDQQAVTVGDVLERDSSVRSTGQTGGIVDSFFIRGFPVGEGNLGELAFDGVYGVAPNYRVFTEYAERIELVKGPGALLYGMSPNNAVGGVINVVPKRSLDEDLTRFTASYAMDAQAGGHLDVSRRFGEERRFGVRFNGSTQLGNTAIDDQSRHVDIGAISLDYQGERLRTTFDWLNQKESFDAASRPFLIASGVDIPSAANGRSNVSQDWGWSKTRDKSALLSGEYDLSDALTVFAHAGGGKSDVARMSDQTPTIISAAGDTSSIPGYYKFEVERYTVDAGARLRFDTGPISHRTTVQVSRYRDVLSRGIISGAPILSNIYHPVDRPQPYIPKPDTPKVSQSELTGVALADTLSILDDRAQVTLGLRKQNIKSDNYNAAGVVTTSYDDGRTTPLFGAVIKPWDHVSFYYNYLEGLSKGDIAPSTASNAGEIFAPYVSRQHELGVKADYGTFTSTISLFQITKPSGELASGVFSVQGEQRNRGLELNVFGEVTPGTRLLGGVTLLDAELTKTGVAANRGNKPVGVPEVQANLWAEWDTSWVEGLTLTGGAIHTGSQYVNQANTQKLDDWTRFDVGARYSTRIDDRPTTFRATVQNVFDHEYWSGVASYGAFSQGSPRTLLLSATVDF; this is translated from the coding sequence ATGCTTGCCGCACGCCACCTGCGCCCGGAACGTCAGCTCAAACCCGTTGTTCGCAGTGCGTTGCTAAGCCTTGTCCTGATCGGTGCCGTTTGCCCGTTTGCCTTGGCCGCCGTGCCGGTGCAACTGGACGCTGTCGCGGTTCGTGCCTACAACATTCCTGCCGGGCCACTGGGTGCGACCCTGTCGAGCTTCGCCGTGGACGCCAACATTGCCCTGTCGTTCCAGCCCTCGCTGGCCGAAGGCCTGACCAGCCCTGCGCTGATCGGTCATTACTCGACGCAGGAGGCGGTCAATCGCTTGCTGGCCGGCAGTGGCCTGGACATGGTCTTGCGCAGCGACGGCAGCTACACGCTGGTGCCACGCCGGGTGACACTGGATGAAACATCGATCATCGGCACCGAAAAGCGCGCCGATTCCCTGCCAGAAGTGTATGCAGGTGGCCAGGTGGCCAACGGCGGACGTTTGGGCTTGCTCGGCAACACTGACGTGATGGACGCCCCCTTCAGCATCAGCACCTACACCTCGGCGCTGATCAAGGATCAACAGGCCGTCACCGTCGGCGATGTGCTGGAACGTGATTCTTCGGTGCGCTCCACTGGCCAGACCGGGGGGATTGTCGACTCGTTCTTCATCCGTGGCTTTCCCGTCGGCGAAGGCAACCTCGGTGAACTGGCCTTCGACGGCGTGTACGGAGTGGCGCCCAATTACCGCGTGTTCACCGAATACGCCGAGCGCATCGAACTGGTCAAAGGCCCCGGCGCCCTGCTCTACGGCATGTCCCCCAACAACGCGGTGGGCGGCGTAATCAACGTGGTGCCGAAACGCTCCCTCGATGAAGACCTGACCCGTTTCACCGCCAGTTACGCCATGGATGCTCAGGCCGGTGGCCATCTCGATGTAAGTCGCCGCTTCGGTGAAGAGCGCCGTTTTGGCGTGCGCTTCAACGGCAGTACGCAACTGGGCAACACGGCGATCGACGATCAATCGCGCCACGTCGACATCGGCGCGATTTCCCTCGACTATCAGGGCGAACGCCTGCGCACAACCTTCGACTGGCTCAACCAGAAAGAAAGCTTCGACGCCGCTTCGCGGCCGTTCCTGATTGCTTCAGGCGTGGACATTCCTTCCGCCGCCAATGGTCGCAGCAACGTCAGTCAGGATTGGGGCTGGTCGAAAACCCGTGACAAATCGGCGCTGCTCAGCGGCGAATATGACCTCAGCGACGCATTGACGGTGTTCGCCCATGCCGGTGGCGGCAAATCCGATGTGGCGCGGATGTCCGACCAGACGCCGACCATTATCAGTGCCGCTGGCGACACCTCGTCGATCCCCGGTTACTACAAGTTCGAAGTCGAGCGTTACACCGTTGATGCCGGTGCGCGGCTGCGCTTCGATACCGGGCCTATCAGTCACCGCACCACCGTGCAGGTCAGTCGCTATCGCGATGTGTTGTCGCGCGGGATCATTTCCGGAGCACCGATCCTGTCGAACATTTATCACCCGGTGGATCGCCCGCAACCTTACATTCCCAAGCCGGATACGCCGAAGGTCTCGCAGAGCGAACTGACTGGCGTGGCGCTTGCCGACACGCTGTCGATTCTCGATGATCGCGCGCAGGTAACCCTGGGCTTGCGCAAACAGAACATCAAATCCGACAACTACAACGCCGCCGGCGTGGTGACCACGTCCTATGACGACGGCCGGACGACCCCGTTGTTCGGCGCGGTGATCAAGCCTTGGGATCACGTTTCGTTCTACTACAACTACCTCGAAGGGCTGAGCAAGGGCGACATCGCGCCTTCCACCGCGTCCAACGCTGGCGAGATCTTTGCCCCTTATGTTTCCCGCCAGCACGAACTCGGGGTCAAAGCCGACTACGGCACGTTTACCTCCACCATCAGCCTGTTTCAGATCACCAAACCCAGCGGCGAACTGGCCTCCGGGGTGTTCTCGGTGCAGGGCGAACAACGCAATCGCGGGCTGGAGCTGAACGTGTTCGGCGAAGTCACGCCGGGCACTCGCCTGCTCGGCGGCGTGACCCTGCTCGATGCCGAACTGACGAAAACCGGCGTGGCCGCCAACCGCGGCAACAAACCGGTCGGCGTGCCCGAGGTTCAGGCCAACCTCTGGGCCGAATGGGACACCTCATGGGTCGAGGGGCTGACGCTGACCGGAGGCGCGATCCACACCGGCAGCCAGTACGTGAACCAGGCCAACACACAAAAACTCGATGACTGGACCCGCTTCGATGTCGGCGCCCGCTACAGCACGCGCATCGATGATCGACCGACCACGTTTCGCGCCACCGTGCAGAACGTGTTCGACCACGAGTATTGGTCGGGCGTCGCTTCCTACGGCGCGTTCTCCCAAGGCTCACCGCGCACCTTATTACTGTCGGCGACTGTCGATTTCTGA
- a CDS encoding ABC transporter substrate-binding protein, producing MVIFDRRSLAMAALLLAGLLSLSALAPRNANASEADTARTEVTDLLGRKVKVHLPVRRVILGEGRQLYLLAALDTQNPIERIVGWRKDLIQSDPDTYNAYLRRFPGIAKIPTFGGFEDGTFDIEQAISQRPDVIILNIEAQHATEDARYIEKLDALGIPVVYVDFRNNPMQNTEPTMRLFGKLFGKEQRAEAFIDFRNQQIHRVTDVIEKQHPPRPSVFIERIGGYTDDCCLSFGNENFGLFVDMAGGNNIARGIIPTTFGQLNPEQVIVANPAHVVVTTANWEAFAPGGHWVGVGPGADMNQARKKLAWYTQRPAYAGIKAQETQAFHAIWHQFYNSPYQFVAIQQLAKWFHPELFADLDPDASFRELHERFLPVPYESGYFVSLRNPEVKP from the coding sequence ATGGTGATTTTCGATCGACGCAGCCTCGCGATGGCTGCGCTGTTACTGGCAGGACTGCTGAGCCTGTCTGCGCTGGCGCCGCGCAATGCAAACGCCAGCGAAGCGGATACGGCGCGCACCGAAGTGACCGATCTGCTCGGGCGCAAGGTCAAGGTGCATCTGCCGGTCAGACGGGTCATTCTCGGTGAAGGCCGGCAGTTGTATCTGCTCGCCGCGCTGGACACACAGAATCCGATCGAACGCATCGTCGGCTGGCGCAAGGATCTGATCCAGTCCGACCCGGACACCTACAATGCCTACCTGCGCAGATTTCCCGGCATTGCCAAAATCCCCACCTTCGGCGGCTTTGAAGACGGCACCTTTGATATCGAACAAGCGATCTCGCAGCGCCCGGATGTGATCATCCTCAATATCGAAGCGCAGCACGCCACCGAAGATGCGCGCTACATCGAGAAGCTCGACGCTTTGGGCATCCCGGTGGTGTACGTAGATTTTCGCAACAACCCGATGCAGAACACCGAACCGACCATGCGCCTGTTCGGCAAACTGTTCGGTAAAGAGCAACGCGCCGAAGCCTTCATTGATTTTCGCAACCAGCAGATTCACCGCGTCACCGACGTCATCGAGAAACAGCACCCACCGCGTCCAAGCGTGTTCATCGAGCGCATCGGCGGCTATACCGACGATTGCTGCCTGAGTTTCGGCAACGAGAACTTTGGCCTGTTTGTCGATATGGCCGGCGGCAACAACATCGCCCGGGGGATCATTCCGACCACGTTCGGCCAGTTGAATCCCGAGCAGGTCATCGTCGCCAATCCGGCGCACGTGGTGGTCACCACGGCCAACTGGGAAGCCTTTGCACCCGGTGGCCATTGGGTCGGTGTCGGGCCCGGCGCCGACATGAACCAGGCACGGAAAAAACTCGCGTGGTATACGCAGCGTCCGGCCTACGCCGGGATCAAGGCTCAGGAGACACAAGCCTTCCACGCCATCTGGCATCAGTTCTACAACAGCCCCTACCAATTCGTGGCCATTCAGCAATTGGCCAAATGGTTTCACCCGGAGCTGTTTGCCGATCTCGACCCGGACGCCTCCTTCCGCGAACTGCACGAGCGTTTTCTGCCCGTGCCGTATGAGTCGGGCTACTTCGTCAGCCTGCGCAATCCTGAGGTCAAGCCATGA
- a CDS encoding FecR domain-containing protein has protein sequence MLSRRHEPHLDHQALEEAADWLIRMSEGELSDSERGEWEYWKASTPERGRAWARAQLLQSKLGGLPPSLAMSALDRPSSPERRAALGKLAMILAILPAGWGSWKLAESQQWSADYRTAIGQQRELTLADGSKITLNTDTAIDVLFDANQRLIHLREGEILVQTAPDISPLARPFLVSTRQGRMQALGTRFTVRELQPRTHLAVLEGAVKVELADNRQTTPLIVNAGQRTDFSSHTFGQISVADRYVGAWSQGMLMADKMRLADFVEELTRYRRGFVRLDPALADLRISGAYPISDSQRTLNMLAQTYPILVSGHLNGYWVMLSPA, from the coding sequence ATGCTCAGCCGCCGCCATGAGCCGCACCTCGATCACCAGGCCCTGGAAGAAGCCGCGGACTGGTTGATCCGCATGAGTGAAGGCGAACTCAGCGACAGCGAGCGCGGCGAATGGGAATACTGGAAAGCCAGCACGCCCGAGCGCGGTCGTGCCTGGGCGCGGGCGCAGTTGTTGCAGAGCAAACTCGGCGGCCTGCCACCATCCTTGGCGATGTCCGCACTCGATCGCCCGAGCAGCCCGGAGCGCCGTGCGGCGTTGGGCAAACTGGCGATGATTCTGGCGATCCTGCCGGCCGGTTGGGGCAGCTGGAAGCTGGCAGAGTCGCAGCAATGGTCAGCCGACTACCGCACTGCGATTGGCCAGCAACGCGAGCTGACCCTCGCCGACGGATCGAAAATCACCCTGAACACCGACACCGCCATCGACGTGCTGTTCGACGCCAATCAACGCCTCATCCACCTGCGCGAAGGCGAAATACTGGTGCAGACCGCGCCGGACATTTCACCGTTGGCGCGACCGTTTCTGGTCAGCACCCGTCAAGGTCGCATGCAGGCACTGGGCACGCGTTTCACCGTGCGCGAACTGCAACCGCGCACGCACCTCGCGGTGCTCGAAGGCGCGGTCAAAGTCGAGCTCGCGGACAATCGCCAGACCACGCCGCTGATCGTCAACGCCGGTCAACGCACCGACTTCTCGTCCCACACTTTTGGCCAGATCAGCGTTGCCGACCGCTATGTCGGAGCCTGGAGTCAAGGCATGCTGATGGCCGACAAGATGCGTCTGGCCGACTTCGTCGAAGAACTGACGCGCTATCGCCGTGGCTTCGTGCGCCTCGATCCGGCGCTTGCCGATCTGCGCATTTCCGGCGCCTACCCGATCAGCGACAGCCAGCGCACCCTGAACATGCTGGCGCAAACCTACCCGATCCTCGTCAGCGGCCACCTGAATGGCTACTGGGTCATGCTTTCCCCCGCCTGA
- a CDS encoding iron ABC transporter permease: MSSLTDTVEVQRETYRRLVLRKRMILAGLVVLLLCSVLLDLALGPASYSFSEVLGALFSPDSASPQVRVVMWDIRLPVALMAVAVGAALSLAGAQMQTILNNPLASPFTLGISAAASFGAALGLAFGVALFPLAAQFMVPLNAFIMAMLSALLIHFLSMRRGVTAETIVLLGIALVFTFNALLALVQFFATEQAVAAVVFWTMGSLTKATWPKLGVICLVILITLPIFAKRAWALTALRLGDDKAASFGINVRSLRFQTLIMVSLLASFPVAFVGTIGFIGLVGPHIARMLIGEDQRFFLPASLLTGSLILSASSVVSKTLIPGAIFPIGVVTSLIGVPFFISLILGGKKNSW, from the coding sequence ATGAGTTCGTTGACCGACACCGTCGAGGTGCAGCGCGAAACCTACCGGCGACTGGTGCTGCGTAAACGCATGATCCTCGCCGGGCTGGTGGTTCTGTTGCTGTGCAGTGTGCTGCTCGATCTGGCACTGGGTCCGGCGAGTTACAGTTTCAGCGAAGTGCTCGGCGCCCTGTTTTCGCCGGACAGCGCCTCGCCACAAGTGCGCGTGGTGATGTGGGACATTCGTCTGCCGGTGGCGTTGATGGCCGTGGCCGTCGGCGCGGCGTTATCGCTGGCCGGCGCGCAGATGCAGACCATCCTCAACAACCCGTTGGCCAGTCCATTCACCTTGGGCATTTCCGCCGCCGCCAGTTTCGGCGCGGCACTGGGCCTGGCCTTCGGCGTTGCGCTGTTCCCGCTGGCCGCGCAATTCATGGTGCCGCTCAACGCCTTCATCATGGCCATGCTCTCGGCGCTGTTGATTCACTTTCTGAGCATGCGTCGTGGCGTCACTGCCGAAACCATCGTACTGCTCGGCATCGCATTGGTGTTCACCTTCAATGCGCTGCTGGCGCTGGTGCAGTTCTTCGCCACCGAACAAGCCGTCGCCGCCGTGGTGTTCTGGACCATGGGCAGCCTGACCAAAGCCACCTGGCCGAAACTCGGGGTGATCTGCCTGGTGATCCTGATCACCCTGCCGATCTTCGCCAAACGCGCCTGGGCCCTGACCGCCCTGCGCCTGGGCGACGACAAGGCTGCCAGTTTCGGCATCAACGTGCGCAGCCTGCGCTTTCAGACGCTGATCATGGTCAGCCTGCTCGCCTCGTTTCCCGTGGCCTTCGTCGGCACCATCGGCTTCATCGGTCTGGTCGGTCCGCACATCGCGCGCATGCTGATCGGTGAAGATCAGCGCTTCTTTTTGCCGGCCTCCTTGCTCACCGGTTCGTTGATTCTCTCGGCCAGTTCGGTGGTCAGCAAGACCCTGATCCCCGGTGCGATTTTCCCTATCGGCGTGGTCACCTCGCTGATCGGCGTGCCGTTCTTCATTTCACTGATTCTCGGCGGGAAGAAAAACTCATGGTGA
- a CDS encoding aminotransferase class V-fold PLP-dependent enzyme, which yields MNIEQLRADTPAVAQLIHFNNAGAALMPAPVIETMTRHIQLEATQGGYEAAGRQSANLENVYGAIGRLINAQPDEIAVIENATRAWDMAFYSLPLQPGDVVLTSTTEYAGNYIPYLQMKQRRGIEIRVIPNDEHGQVSLSALTAMLDDDRVALISLPVIATNGGPVQPIEQIGALARTAGVLFLLDACQGVGQMPIDVQKIGCHMLAATSRKYLRGPRGMGFLYVEKSLCQNLEPAFLDLHAASLQDAETFEIRADARRFENWECNVAAKLGLGAAVEYALAQGIEPMWLRIQQLADYLRRQLADIPGITPRDLGVQKSGIVTFTHLDSSAAHVQQWLAGQEKRINVSTSTVRSTLLDMQHRDLLEVSRASLHAYNTEAEIDTMVAALRGLQGA from the coding sequence TTGAATATTGAACAACTGCGCGCCGACACCCCCGCCGTCGCGCAACTGATCCACTTCAACAATGCCGGCGCGGCGCTGATGCCCGCGCCGGTGATCGAGACGATGACCCGTCATATTCAGCTTGAAGCGACTCAGGGCGGCTATGAAGCTGCCGGACGGCAATCGGCCAACCTGGAAAACGTGTATGGCGCCATCGGCCGTTTGATCAACGCCCAGCCTGATGAAATTGCGGTGATCGAGAACGCGACCCGCGCATGGGATATGGCGTTCTACTCCTTGCCATTGCAACCCGGCGATGTGGTGCTGACGTCGACCACCGAATACGCCGGCAACTACATTCCCTATCTGCAAATGAAGCAGCGGCGTGGCATCGAGATTCGGGTCATTCCTAATGATGAACACGGCCAGGTTTCCCTGTCGGCACTAACGGCAATGCTCGACGATGATCGGGTTGCGCTGATTTCCCTGCCGGTGATCGCCACCAATGGCGGCCCGGTGCAACCCATCGAGCAGATTGGCGCACTCGCCCGTACGGCTGGCGTGCTGTTTCTGCTCGACGCGTGTCAGGGTGTCGGGCAGATGCCGATCGACGTGCAGAAAATCGGCTGCCACATGCTCGCGGCCACCAGTCGCAAATACCTGCGCGGACCGCGCGGGATGGGCTTCTTGTATGTCGAAAAGTCCCTGTGCCAGAACCTGGAACCGGCATTTCTCGACTTGCATGCCGCCTCATTGCAGGACGCCGAGACGTTCGAAATCCGCGCCGATGCCCGACGTTTCGAGAACTGGGAATGCAACGTCGCCGCCAAACTCGGTCTCGGTGCGGCAGTGGAATACGCGCTGGCGCAAGGCATCGAACCGATGTGGCTGCGGATTCAGCAACTGGCTGATTACCTGCGCCGACAACTGGCAGATATTCCTGGCATCACGCCGCGAGACCTCGGGGTGCAGAAGTCCGGCATCGTCACGTTTACTCATCTCGACAGCAGCGCTGCGCACGTTCAGCAGTGGCTGGCTGGCCAGGAAAAGCGCATCAACGTCAGCACCTCGACCGTGCGCTCGACTTTGCTCGACATGCAGCACAGGGACTTGCTGGAGGTCAGCCGTGCCTCGTTGCATGCGTACAACACCGAGGCGGAAATCGACACAATGGTTGCTGCGCTGCGCGGTTTGCAGGGCGCCTGA
- a CDS encoding IucA/IucC family protein yields MDDFKTLIAYSRKNAMRRLVRCLFAENILDRSALSFSVEGHQATYPLKGGRAHLAFSDIAKGPADTVVNDGDVVLVTDEGVRQVITSHQDMLDVLRDSFDFAPTDEGVAGLKSDMENSLSNDAHARQHRQHWNARLAQAAKDQGLHSFTDYLRQHAKTKDAAILLDQWGSLEGHPYYPTWKARPGLTDEEVEQLSPEFNAQVPLRIAALRADNAKSESMPHVIDYRAWFAEHFPTQWAQWKASLNSKGLDENQWLPLPIHSWHLQAYVLETFAQEIADGILITDGPDLPTLPTMSYRTMMPVLNESAPLIKLPIAVWMTSELRSLQAKSIHMGPRISTVISKILETENGFDQRLEIFPEEIGVRYKNAVTQDDHPGRHLSVVYRASAPAFERNDECLPITVASLFTRLPGSGRPLFTDLIERDGVRANTAQVENWFREYAKVVTHPVVAIYLMYGIGLEAHQQNTMVLFSPDGKARSLLIRDFGDGRTYAPLLEGRGYSLQPHVQPGILPTVFSGDIEPVRMFVLDAAFLTHLHEMALWLTKEYAFNNTRLWQVLREETDLAFEAVRDRVAADVWETEHKAFVEEPWPTRSLLRMHLMQYSNYRLQHTLTNPLASV; encoded by the coding sequence ATGGATGACTTCAAGACACTGATCGCCTACTCCCGCAAAAACGCCATGCGCCGTCTGGTGCGTTGCCTGTTTGCGGAAAACATCCTCGACCGTTCGGCCCTGAGCTTTTCCGTAGAGGGCCACCAGGCGACTTACCCGCTCAAGGGCGGTCGCGCCCATCTGGCTTTTTCCGACATCGCCAAAGGCCCGGCCGATACGGTGGTCAACGACGGCGACGTGGTGTTGGTCACCGATGAAGGCGTGCGCCAGGTGATCACCAGCCACCAGGACATGCTCGATGTGCTGCGCGACAGTTTCGACTTCGCCCCGACCGACGAAGGCGTGGCCGGGCTCAAGTCCGACATGGAAAACAGCCTGAGCAACGACGCCCACGCCCGTCAGCATCGTCAGCATTGGAACGCCCGACTGGCACAAGCCGCCAAGGATCAAGGACTGCACAGCTTCACTGATTACTTGCGCCAGCACGCCAAAACCAAGGACGCCGCGATCCTGCTCGACCAGTGGGGTTCACTGGAGGGCCACCCGTATTACCCGACCTGGAAAGCCCGCCCGGGCCTGACCGATGAAGAGGTCGAGCAACTCTCGCCCGAGTTCAACGCACAGGTGCCGCTGCGCATCGCCGCACTGCGCGCCGACAACGCGAAAAGCGAAAGCATGCCGCACGTGATCGATTACCGCGCCTGGTTCGCTGAGCATTTCCCGACGCAATGGGCGCAATGGAAAGCCTCGCTCAACAGCAAGGGGCTGGACGAAAACCAATGGCTGCCCTTGCCGATCCACAGCTGGCATTTACAAGCCTACGTGCTGGAAACCTTCGCGCAGGAAATCGCCGACGGCATCCTGATCACCGATGGTCCGGACCTGCCAACCCTGCCGACCATGTCCTATCGCACGATGATGCCGGTGCTGAACGAATCCGCGCCGCTGATCAAACTGCCGATCGCGGTGTGGATGACCAGCGAACTGCGCAGCCTGCAAGCCAAGTCGATTCACATGGGCCCGCGCATCAGCACGGTGATCAGCAAGATTCTCGAGACGGAAAACGGCTTCGATCAGCGCCTGGAAATCTTCCCGGAAGAAATCGGTGTGCGTTACAAAAATGCCGTGACGCAGGACGATCATCCGGGCCGGCATTTGTCCGTGGTTTATCGCGCCAGCGCACCGGCATTCGAACGCAACGATGAGTGTCTGCCGATAACCGTGGCTTCACTGTTCACCCGTTTGCCCGGCAGCGGTCGTCCGCTGTTCACTGATCTGATTGAACGCGACGGTGTGCGCGCCAATACTGCGCAGGTCGAGAACTGGTTCCGCGAGTACGCGAAAGTGGTGACTCACCCGGTGGTGGCGATCTACTTGATGTACGGCATCGGCCTTGAGGCGCACCAGCAAAACACCATGGTGCTGTTCTCCCCGGACGGCAAAGCACGTAGTCTGCTGATCCGCGATTTCGGCGATGGCCGCACTTACGCGCCGTTGCTCGAGGGCCGTGGTTACAGCCTGCAACCGCACGTACAGCCGGGCATTCTGCCGACAGTATTCTCCGGTGATATCGAGCCGGTGCGCATGTTTGTGCTCGACGCGGCGTTCCTCACGCACCTGCATGAAATGGCCCTGTGGCTGACCAAGGAATACGCTTTCAACAACACGCGGCTCTGGCAGGTGTTGCGCGAAGAAACCGACCTTGCCTTCGAAGCGGTGCGTGACCGCGTCGCGGCAGATGTGTGGGAAACCGAGCACAAGGCGTTCGTCGAAGAGCCTTGGCCAACCCGTTCGTTGTTGCGCATGCACTTGATGCAGTACAGCAACTATCGTTTGCAACACACCCTGACCAACCCGCTCGCTAGCGTTTAA